Within the Balaenoptera acutorostrata chromosome 10, mBalAcu1.1, whole genome shotgun sequence genome, the region TTACATGATGGAAAGCCAAAGCCCTTTCCCTTGACTGTGGCATAATATGCCCCTCATAGACAAACGAGCAagtaaaaaatctagaaaatgctTAACTATTTCCTGTTTCCCCTTTAGTGCATGGTGCACTATTAGCATGTTTCTCCCTCCTTATTTAGTGCCTTGTTGTATCAAATTCTCTTATCAGGTTTTCAAACACAAACCTTGCTAGAGGCCGTGAACTTACTGAGTAGCCCAGAGTATTCTTCAGCTACCCCTGGCTTCAGTCACTCGTCAACTTCAGAGAATCAACACACCAGCGCCTTGGAGCACCAGCTGTGGTAACTTGAGTGGTTGAACACCAGACAAAATGAGGCTTCCAACCACTGTCACAGATCCTGttaaaatcctggctctgcccttggCTTAGGCATGTCCTTCCTCTACTTGGATAAAGCCTCTCTGACCTCTTTACTAAGGCATAAGCAGACAGTCTATGTATGACAGGAAGagtccttccttctccccctctaGTTATATCTTCCAAAACTACcaacaaacaaagcaaagcaaaacaaaaacccagaaaaaacACTAgtggacaattttttaaaaatatcagcacATGGTAGATGTATATAGTCACTTGCTTTCATTAtttcaacagagagaaaataaatgaactaagaaTTCAACtcaagaaatcagaaaaagaatgagaaagaaatccCCAAGGAAaaggttagaaaagaaaaataaaagtaaatgaattaaaaatagaaaaagtcacGTTAATAAATAAATCCAAGAATGAAATCTTTGTAAATGAGCCCATAAAAACAACAAACCTATGGTAAATCCAagtgagagaagaaaattaatttatcaaTGACAAATAATAGCAGATGAGGAGGTAAGTATgctaccaaaattaaaaaaaaaatcttaatgaaatTGATGGTTTTCTAGGAAAAAACCATTAGTTCCGAAATTCATTCAAGAAgtagaaaaatctaaataaaccaatcctaaagaaaataattgaaaaaactaTCATAGAATCATCTCCAGAAAGGCTCAGAAAATtctgtaacattttaattttttaaaagtatttattacaTGTGTAGGACAAATTCTAACTTTTCCATTTGGAATATAAGacaagtagaaagaaaagaagagaatcaTTCCATTTTCATCACCTAAATACAGTCACTATCGATATTTTGTTGTCATTCCCTTccaatttttgatatttttaatctgttttacaTAGTTGTGTGATTTTATTCTAAAAGCACTTTAACAGGCTATTTaagattttaatgtaataaaaacttttcattttattacaaGCTTTTCATAAGAATAAATTATATGTAGACATTGAGATATAATAAATAGTGCTTATAGAAGAGATAGAAAGTTTACATGAGATATATATTGACCATAAGGTGCTTGGTATAGTGTCTGGGACACAGGGGTTCAACAGATGGTAGCTATTATTGTTATACTTTGCAAAGGGCTTTTCcttttgcatatattattatttaatttataatggaTATTACTATCTCACAACATGCTTTTTCCTCTTTAGTGGAACAGGCAAGCCACATGCCTCGCAGAGAGAGGCCAAGAATATACTATTACTCCTCAGGAGAATCCTTCTGCTTGTTTGGTTTTGCTAAGAAGGTAGAGTTCAGGCTGAGCAGAGTTCAACAAGTTGGGGCTTAGAGTGGTAAAGAGGGGCGTCCTGTGTCTCAACACTCAGAGACCCATGCAGGACCAGGATCCTGAGTGGTACATAGAGTAGTGAACTCAGGTTTGGGTTAGGATCTTTCATATGAGGGATTTGGCCTACATGGCATAGAAATAAAGGGTTGATTATTACTCTGAAGTCACTGGGAGGTCAACGATCAAAACATGGGCTGTAGCCTCTACAAACCCTCAACTTCCCCTTCATGTTTCTTTaaaggttgctttttcatttattatgttttcactaattttgcttccatttcctgttcGAAGTTTGTTTTTCTGGCATCTCTggtctttcccttttctccctaaCTTCTCTTCGCTTTCCTCCTCTCATAGAGTTTATccccacctttccatttcttagctgctttttcttttcacttctgcCTACTCTCCCATTAAGGCCTCATCCACTGCTTTCCCACAACTGCTCCTATTACTGAATGTTTCACATTTCAACGGTTCTCTTTCCCAAATTGTCTCTGCTTTTGGCCTTGcgttttttcaatttttcacttaatgttGACTCCCTTcatgtgtgtttttatgtttttcatctcTCCTGATTAACCGGTCTCTAAGAATTTGGTTAGAAGCTATTATAATTGACTTTCAATAGATTACCTATAAATTCTatctaaagaaaaatttaaagtggCTTTCCTCTACCTTCAGGTGCTCAAAAGttacattttagaatttattatttaatctaAATCTTCAAACTGTTGCTAGCAGAAAACCCTTTCTTCAGAGAAATCTTATTTAGGAGGCCAAtatttaaaactaattaaaatgaagCTGTTTTGGTGTTAAGGGACCTAGAGCCCTGAAGCCTCCCCGAGAAACCCTTAGGGCAGGGGCAGCGTTCACACAGACAAAATGAATTAAGGGGGGTACATAAGACAGTAGGAATCTGTGTGGCAGTGGGGACCATGTCCAACTAGACAACAGTGATAATCAGCTCCAGTCAGTTGTTCCCACATGGGAATGTGGTGCCCAGGGTTGCCACATCATGCATTTTTGTAAGAGAATCTGGAAAGTCAGAGTTTATGTGAACTTAAGTAGTTGCAATAATTTTAtctcaccaaaaaaaacaaaaaaaactttgtgAGAAGAATGCATGTGCAGGCCAACTACAGCCCATTGGCCTGTTTGCCCTCTCTGGTTTAAGATGTGAAAGGTCACTGGGAAATTGCATGGTAAATCTTCTTGCTCTACTGCCACTAACCCATCCTACCCGCGCAAATCATAGTTCATTCCAATATTACAAAGTGACTTTTGTATTGCACAATGTTTTAGTGTATGTAATTGATTGgttaatgtattttataaagctaaccaaaaattcatgttttttttaaaaaaatgcagatcAGATGTTAATTCTAAATTCACATTTTAGACAAGATTATTATTCCATCTCCAAAGAAAACGGGAGAAtaaaaagggaaggggaaaagaaacagTAGTAATCTCTAAAATCTTGTTGTTTGTCTAACAGACCATTTAGATTGCCTGAGCCACTTGCTTCAGagaagaaaagtttgagaatATGGAATGAGCCCTTCCAAAGTCCCAGTTCATCACATGATGTGCTTAGTGGCAGAACATCACAACGTCTTGCTTGGTAAGCTGTCAGATGCCTGCCTATTTCAGCCTCTATAAGTATTTTCAAAAGACTGCTGAAATTGCAATAGTGATCACAGAGTTCCCTACATCTAGCTGTGCTTTTCTGATGTCCCACAGGAATGAGCATAGATGGAAAATTCTACATCACTCTTGACATCACcagggcttctctccagtgtggattcGCTGATGTACAATGAGGTGTGAGCTCTGCCGGAAAGCTTTTCCACACACATCACATTcatagggcttctctccagtgtggattctTCGGTGTCCCAGAAGATGTGAGCTATATCTGAAAGCTTTCCCACACACATCACACTCATAGGGCCTCTCTCCACTGTGGATTCGCTGGTGCCCAACAAGAGCTGAACTATGACTGAAAGCCTTTCACACTCATCACATTCATATGGTTTCTCCCCACTGTGGATTCTCTGGTGATGGAAGAGGCCTGAACTCTGGCTGAAGCTTTTCCCACACTCACTACACCGGTATGGCTTCTCTCCAGTATGGACTCTCTGATGTTGTATCAGATGTGAGCTCAGAGAGAAAGCTTTCCTGCAGTCATTACACTGgtatggtttctctcctgtgtgggtCCTTTGGTGTTGAATAAGGCCTGAGCTGTAATGAAAAGCTTTCACAATCATTACATTGGAAAGGTTTTTCTCCAGTGTGGGTCCTTTGATGCTGAACAAGGTGTAAACCGTAATaaaaggctttcccacactcaTCACACTGATACGGTTTTAATTGGCTATGTATTCTCTGATGGTCAGTAAGTTGTGAGCTCTGAATGAAAGTTTTGCCACATACATTACATGAACAGGGTctctctccagtgtggattctTTTATGTCTAATGAGGCTTGAGTTTTGAGTGAATCTTTTTCCACATTCATCACATTTATATCTTCTGTCATTTGAAGTGTTTCTCTGATATCTTTCTGTCCATCCTTCATGTTCTTGGGTTTCTCCACATTCAAGAGGCTCTCCATTGATTTGGTCTGATAACTTTTCTTGGGATTCCATATCTACAGTAAGCTCCTGCTTTTGAA harbors:
- the LOC103007376 gene encoding LOW QUALITY PROTEIN: zinc finger and SCAN domain-containing protein 31-like (The sequence of the model RefSeq protein was modified relative to this genomic sequence to represent the inferred CDS: inserted 3 bases in 2 codons), with product MLVARCACLECALKDNMYQQSSSWPIGVGMAAVFLPDVPEEPKELFEVTSKKGPAVGQRSGTKGSSQNNQELFCQRFQHFCYKETPGPHEALSQLWVFCCEWLRPEIHTKEQMLDLLVLEQFLTILPEELQDWAQEHQPESGGEAVALLEDLERDLDESGQQVSTQACAQEVLSETSVPLYPSKKATYLQPQPMEIQLKGESQDPLHQQDCDDVIRIEKEEFVQKQELTVDMESQEKLSDQINGEPLECGETQEHEGWTERYQRNTSNDRRYKCDECGKRFTQNSSLIRHKRIHTGERPCSCNVCGKTFIQSSQLTDHQRIHSQLKPYQCDECGKAFYYGLHLVQHQRTHTGEKPFQCNDCXKAFHYSSGLIQHQRTHTGEKPYQCNDCRKAFSLSSHLIQHQRVHTGEKPYRCSECGKSFSQSSGLFHHQRIHSGEKPYECDECXKAFSHSSALVGHQRIHSGERPYECDVCGKAFRYSSHLLGHRRIHTGEKPYECDVCGKAFRQSSHLIVHQRIHTGEKPW